Proteins found in one Camelus bactrianus isolate YW-2024 breed Bactrian camel chromosome X, ASM4877302v1, whole genome shotgun sequence genomic segment:
- the CRLF2 gene encoding cytokine receptor-like factor 2 isoform X1, translated as MRRVFLAWAGSAVFLLGHWVASGEPEPTGEPLQLHIINFNFETVQVTWNASEHPGTNLTFFYKLRSNEMYRQCSNYIFQQGYTSGCLLLGNDEVLHFSIRNGTYSLLTNSLWTSTYLKPRSPRDLSFQWHQEAVTVVCPDLLYKDLLYEIQYKSTFDTEWQSKEAMTCNVTIDNLDAEKCYFIRARIKTLESSYGSDTYPSDWSAVVHQQRGQLRDSCQENKLFPSFVLIAGLVTLLMVSLLLLSIWKLQRIKKVVMPSVPDPKFTFSGLFESHQGNFQEWIRDTQNVAHLNKVEDGEQECILEEAVVVQPAKTEAAMPKTTVINPVFSPMGEEEAAGDVGQLPCQHPQGGEVVSLGGFTFVMSDNAYMMF; from the exons GAGAACCACTACAGCTTCATATCATCAACTTTAATTTTGAGACCGTGCAGGTTACATGGAATGCGAGTGAGCACCCTGGGACGAATCTGACCTTCTTCTACAA attaAGGAGCAATGAGATGTACAGACAATGTTCCAACTATATTTTTCAACAAGGTTATACCAGCGGGTGCCTCCTTCTAGGAAACGATGAAGTTCTACATTTTTCCATCCGGAATGGAACATACTCCCTTCTCACCAACAGTCTATGGACCAGCACTTACC TGAAACCCAGGTCCCCAAGAGACCTGAGCTTCCAGTGGCACCAGGAAGCAGTGACGGTGGTGTGTCCTGACCTGCTGTACAAAGATCTCCTCTATGAAATCCAGTATAAGAGCACCTTTGACACCGAGTGGCAG TCCAAGGAGGCAATGACCTGCAATGTTACCATTGACAATTTGGATGCTGAAAAGTGTTATTTCATCCGGGCCAGAATAAAGACACTGGAGTCCAGCTACGGCTCTGACACGTACCCAAGTGACTGGTCAGCAGTGGTTCACCAGCAGAGGGGTCAGCTAAGAG ATTCATGCCAGGAAAACAAGCTTTTCCCCAGTTTCGTTTTAATTGCTGGCTTGGTCACACTCCTGATGGTGTCCCTTCTCCTCCTGTCTATATGGAAACTACAGAG AATTAAGAAGGTGGTCATGCCCAGCGTGCCGGACCCCAAATTCACCTTCTCCGGGCTCTTTGAGTCTCATCAGGGCAACTTCCAG GAGTGGATCAGGGACACACAGAACGTGGCCCACTTGAACAAGGTGGAAGACGGGGAGCAGGAGTGCATCCTAGAAGAAGCTGTGGTGGTCCAGCCCGCCAAGACAGAGGCCGCGATGCCCAAGACAACGGTGATCAACCCCGTATTCTCGCCGATGGGGGAGGAAGAGGCTGCTGGGGACGTGGGCCAGCTCCCCTGTCAGCACCCCCAGGGCGGCGAGGTGGTGTCTCTTGGGGGTTTTACTTTTGTGATGAGTGACAACGCATACATGATGTTCTGA
- the CRLF2 gene encoding cytokine receptor-like factor 2 isoform X2 has product MRRVFLAWAGSAVFLLGHWVASGEPEPTGEPLQLHIINFNFETVQVTWNASEHPGTNLTFFYKLRSNEMYRQCSNYIFQQGYTSGCLLLGNDEVLHFSIRNGTYSLLTNSLWTSTYLKPRSPRDLSFQWHQEAVTVVCPDLLYKDLLYEIQYKSTFDTEWQSKEAMTCNVTIDNLDAEKCYFIRARIKTLESSYGSDTYPSDWSAVVHQQRGQLRDSCQENKLFPSFVLIAGLVTLLMVSLLLLSIWKLQRIKKVVMPSVPDPKFTFSGLFESHQGNFQEWIRDTQNVAHLNKVEDGEQECILEEAVVVQPAKTEAAMPKTTANTEFISSLSAGRSK; this is encoded by the exons GAGAACCACTACAGCTTCATATCATCAACTTTAATTTTGAGACCGTGCAGGTTACATGGAATGCGAGTGAGCACCCTGGGACGAATCTGACCTTCTTCTACAA attaAGGAGCAATGAGATGTACAGACAATGTTCCAACTATATTTTTCAACAAGGTTATACCAGCGGGTGCCTCCTTCTAGGAAACGATGAAGTTCTACATTTTTCCATCCGGAATGGAACATACTCCCTTCTCACCAACAGTCTATGGACCAGCACTTACC TGAAACCCAGGTCCCCAAGAGACCTGAGCTTCCAGTGGCACCAGGAAGCAGTGACGGTGGTGTGTCCTGACCTGCTGTACAAAGATCTCCTCTATGAAATCCAGTATAAGAGCACCTTTGACACCGAGTGGCAG TCCAAGGAGGCAATGACCTGCAATGTTACCATTGACAATTTGGATGCTGAAAAGTGTTATTTCATCCGGGCCAGAATAAAGACACTGGAGTCCAGCTACGGCTCTGACACGTACCCAAGTGACTGGTCAGCAGTGGTTCACCAGCAGAGGGGTCAGCTAAGAG ATTCATGCCAGGAAAACAAGCTTTTCCCCAGTTTCGTTTTAATTGCTGGCTTGGTCACACTCCTGATGGTGTCCCTTCTCCTCCTGTCTATATGGAAACTACAGAG AATTAAGAAGGTGGTCATGCCCAGCGTGCCGGACCCCAAATTCACCTTCTCCGGGCTCTTTGAGTCTCATCAGGGCAACTTCCAG GAGTGGATCAGGGACACACAGAACGTGGCCCACTTGAACAAGGTGGAAGACGGGGAGCAGGAGTGCATCCTAGAAGAAGCTGTGGTGGTCCAGCCCGCCAAGACAGAGGCCGCGATGCCCAAGACAACG gctaaCACTGAGTTTATCTCGTCGCTCTCTGCAGGACGCAGTAAATAA